The Symphalangus syndactylus isolate Jambi chromosome 11, NHGRI_mSymSyn1-v2.1_pri, whole genome shotgun sequence genome contains a region encoding:
- the CD2BP2 gene encoding CD2 antigen cytoplasmic tail-binding protein 2, translated as MPKRKVTFQGVGDEEDEDEIIVPKKKLVDPVAGSGGPGSRFKGKHSLDSDEEDDDDDGGSSKYDILASEDVEGQEAATLPSEGGVRITPFNLQEEMEEGHFDADGNYFLNRDAQIRDSWLDNIDWVKIRERPPGQHQASDSEEEDSLGQTPMSAQALLEGLLELLLPRETVAGALRRLGARGGGKGSKGPGRPSSPQRLDRLSGLADQMVARGNLGVYQETRERLAMRLKGLGCQTLGPHNPTPPPSLDMFAEEVAEEELETPTPTQRGEAESLGDGLVDVMWEYKWENTGDAELYGPFTSAQMQTWVSEGYFPDGVYCRKLDSAGGQFYNSKRIDFDLYT; from the exons ATGCCAAAGAGGAAAGTGACCTTCCAAGGTGTGGGAGATGAGGAGGATGAGGATGAAATCATTGTCCCCAAGAAGAAG CTGGTGGACCCTGTGGCTGGGTCAGGGGGTCCTGGGAGCCGCTTCAAAGGCAAACACTCTTTGGATAGCGATgaggaggatgatgatgatgatgggggGTCCAGCAAATATGACATCTTGGCCTCAGAGGATGTAGAAG GTCAGGAGGCAGCCACACTCCCCAGCGAGGGGGGTGTTCGGATCACACCCTTTAACCTGcaggaggagatggaggaaggcCACTTTGATGCCGATGGCAACTACTTCCTGAACCGGGATGCTCAGATCCGAGACAGCTGGCTGGACAACATTGACTGG GTGAAGATCCGGGAGCGGCCACCTGGCCAGCACCAGGCCTCAGACTCGGAGGAGGAGGACAGCTTGGGCCAGACCCCAATGAGTGCCCAAGCCCTCTTGGAGGGACTTTTGGAGCTCCTATTGCCTAGAGAGACAGTGGCTGGGGCACTGAGGCGTCTGGGGGCCCGAGGAGGAGGCAAAGGGAGCAAGGGGCCTGGGCGACCCAGTTCCCCTCAGCGCCTGGACCGGCTCTCCGGGTTGGCCGACCAGATGGTGGCCCGGGGCAACCTTGGCGTGTACCAGGAAACGAGGGAACGGTTGGCTATGCGTCTGAAGGGTTTGGGGTGTCAGACGCTGGGACCCCACAATCCCACACCCCCACCCTCCCTGGACATGTTTGCTGAGGAGGTGGCGGAGGAGGAACTGGAGACCCCAACCCCTACCCAGAGAGGAG AAGCAGAGTCGTTGGGAGATGGTCTGGTGGACGTGATGTGGGAATATAAGTGGGAGAACACGGGGGATGCCGAGCTGTATGGGCCCTTCACCAGCGCCCAGATGCAG ACCTGGGTGAGTGAAGGCTACTTCCCGGACGGTGTTTATTGCCGGAAGCTGGACTCCGCTGGTGGTCAGTTCTACAACTCTAAACGCATTGACTTTGATCTCTACACCTGA